The genomic stretch CTAGCTAGTATTCCAGCCGGCTGATAGTGAGCATACATATTCCATGAGATTAAGTTATGCAAAACTCATGGTCATGAATAATTCCCTTCCTGCTTACGTCTACAGTCTGGGACAATTGTCGTTTTTGTTGTGGTTATGTACGTAAAATAAACAGGTTTACATGTTATAAACGGCCAGATCAGGACTATGCTACGGTTAAGTGCTAATATTTATTGTCAGGAAGTGGGATTTATTTTACATACATTCATTTGTAAAGGGCGGATAAAAAAGTTCAATTGCAAAGTACAAGTTTCGTTTATTTCAATAATACATGTACTTGAACAAACACAATGTATACATAGACACATTTAAAACAAGATGAAAAAATCTACAGGACTTATTTTGTATACACAGAATGCGTGTGAATAAGTTTTAAAGACCGCTTACGttaaaatgaaaacgaaataaaaggagGGAGTGATGAAATGAGGCCGTTACGTAATTCGAAAGAAAAATTCATCGTTGAATAGAAGAATATATGACTAAAATTGTCTTTTTGTACAGAGAAACCACTTACAAGTAGGCATTGTTCGTATAACTTGTTTCAAAACATTCTAATATGAAGCCATTTACAACAAACACTCCTGGAAGAAAACCTTGTTTCATCACATTCTCAATACTGAACATGAATAGCAcgttattttattacaataatcaTGCATGCTTCATCAAAAGTTTAACATCGGACGACATCTCCAAATGAAAAGCACATACGACCTCATACGATAAGCCCATAAGTGACACACACGTGGTTCAGACGGGTAACTCATTGCAGTCTCACGAATTCACAAAAACAACGATgatgacaacaaaaacaatacacTAAAGAAATACAAGAGCAACGCTTGATgtcacaaaaatatttacaaaaataaaatactatgTCAAGAAAGGAGGCATCACTTTGTTGTGAGACTGTAAAAAAGTTAATGACCCGGTTCATAGCACGTGAAAAGTCtgttaagtttcaatttatttaaaCACGTGGTTTtgatataccagcttacatgcaacaACTTAACCAAACATTGTTCGGAAACAGAGGCAAGCAATAAGCGTTACTTAAATCTGTGtacatcacagtgaacaagtgtgttaagattcaattcattcaaacaagtggttactgagacaccaCTTACATGTTACAACTTAACCAAACATTTAGGAATCTAAATAATTAAAtgcttcaaatattaaaaaaaaatgtgtactcaAAATGAATGTCGAAACAGCTGATATTTTGTAGATCTATATTTTCAGTAGCGTAGCTGGTGATAATAAACAAACTTGACTATGATTTGAATTGAAAACAACGCCTGTTACATTAACATTTGTTATTCTCTgagtcatttaaaagtttaaaactgaAATGTCTCGTTAATGTTCATTAACAGTGTTCATTATGTAGAAAGCTATTAGGCCTACCACAAGCTCAAGTTTCACTTTacgaaacaaatgttttaattatgtaacagaaatatcataaatatagcGTATTGTTTTATCCCGATATGTCCAGTAGATATTCTTGTAGATGTTTTCTcttgtaaaacattttaactttttcaacAGCAAATGaagtatattctgcgataaacgcACGTTTAGTTCATTACTACTCGGATCAATGAAGTTCATCAAAATTCCTATAATCATGTTTGAATGAGCATGATAGTATGTTTACTGAATAGGATCTTCTTGTGGATCATTGTCTAATTGGCCATGCTTGACCACTTAACCAGAACTTTGAACCGTCGTAAATCAACCGAATAACAACgcgaagtcttttttttttttttttgttttgttttctttcttttttttttgatggtCCGTTAATAACAGGAACTTTAAAGTAACAAACAGAACGAAATTTAAGCATTTCAAGTAGGCAGGTTGAGAGTCCACACCTGTAAAGGCATATGTATGCATCATCATAAATGTGTAAGCATAATCACAATATATACTGGATATGAAATACACAGGCAATGCGGAATCACAAGGCCtttggtagttctgcacgttccgatgtagaatttgattaaactctgatttttcaaaacttaagaatataCTTCGAAAATTCTACAAATAAAAAACACAGAGTCGTGTGCTTGAGTTTTAgcttgactgatttgaataattttaacctcaaacaagttttcataatggaagtctatgggaaaatctcaATTTTGATAACACTTTTGCAAATAGATtttattctacaatgtagattttaataaaacctCTCACAGTCGTAAAAACCATGGTTAATAATACGGCGAAATAACATGTATGAGTCCGTGTCattgtttttgagatatatgtGAGATATTGTGTCAagtgtttaaatataatattttatttttaaaatgagaGTAACGTCGCCGTCTTGATAAATTTACACATGAGTTGCTATTAATTAAAAAAACTACTTTCATTTCCCTatgtccaggctttattctacgttatccggataaatgacgttgcACCAATATATTCGGTCACCAAACGTGCAGTACTGCCTTTAACAGTCTGTATTTTATATCCAAATGGTACAATCATGATAACATAACCATAAGTTAAGCcttatatttacagttttcacTTTCTTTCACTTTGATTATCTGATGCAAGGATGCACACCTTTAAAGTAATATGCTTATATTCTAACGACAAAATCGTCCGCTAACGGTGGCTGTTTGAATAGCAAATGTTCTAAATTGCATTGCAACACACTCTTTCCATGAAAGCCTTCGGGGAAAATACACATCTTTCGCATGacggtgtaacatgtgtaaacaAGCAGTTAAGAACTGAAATGTTAGGATATGGTAAAAGAAATTCTGACAACGACTGCGGTATGTATTCGCTCCTGTCAAATAATAGTGTTTAAACTTCTGTTTCTTTCTTGGCAAGGTATTTGAATATTGCTAAAGCATCATTTTTGCaatcttgtaaaatatttgctaGTGCTCTCCCGGTGACCTTGTAAGAAATTCCTGCACTAATTACAGTGCCGACTACGGGAATAAATGAAACTCCATCCTCCGCAAGCCCTCCAGCTACCATGcttgataaatatgttttcaacCATTGTGATGATAGAAACCCCTCagataattttagacctactgcctGTTTGAAAGCATCTAATGGTAACCCTGCGCTATCAGAAAATCGAGCCAAATCTTTTTTAGTCAACTGAAACTGAGTACCATACGACTCAACAGTTGCTTGTATCAATTTAAAGTCTACTACCAATGAAAGGCCAGGAACTGGTATTGCACCCCCTAAACCAGAGAGCAATGACACTTTCCAAATTTCCCCTTTTAGGTATTCGGCTTTAGCCTTTATAACTTTCTCTGAATTACTAATTAACCCGAAAACTACAAcacgttttttttatttcaggggcATCCTCTACCAAACTCTCAATGAAAAGTGGAAAGTCGTATTTCTCTGTTTTCCAGCTTGAAACTAGAAATACAGGAAGTTCGGACAGCGACGAAAGCTTTTGCTTGCAGTCATTTCCAATTTTTTCTAACTCCCTTTTCTCGTCAAATTTAGAACCTGCTTCGTGCTTAGCTTCACGAAGGTCGTTATCGATTTTTGTCCtaacaaattaaaaatttctatttcttttttgtatttcgGAAGCTAACCAAGAGTCGTCATCAGAAAATCTCGTTGAGGAGCATATGATAAAGAAATCATACTTATCAACCTGTATTTTTGATAAGTATGTTTCTTTTGGAAAATTGTCTGTTCCAACTCCATGAATGTCCCATAAGATAATGTTTTCATAGTGTGGGTGGGGATAAGGTGTTAGTGTCATGGTTGTTTCAGTTGTCCCGACATCAGCATATGTCGGATCACCCTTCGAAACTCCTCGTATTGCATTTATTAAGCTCGATTTTCCATTTCCGCTTCTGCCCATCACTGCTATTACCAACGGAACCGTACGTCCATCATCTAACGTCTCTCTTATTATTTTCTCTACTCCCTTCTCTCCATATTGCTTAATGTGTTTTTCAAGTTTATCCTTGCCTGTCaagataacaaaaatatatactgcAATCGTATCTTGGGGGTaagtatatattattatattgtcACACCGCCATCAAAATTATTGCAACAAGATGGCCTACacaaatatatatagaaaattagaatgtgtctgtaggagtAGGACACAGGGTGGGCcccaactggtacatttgtcacaaataaggggcaataattcaaatgtttgcagtcgtaatggggtatagcctcaacacacattttatgaaaagggttcattattctaggctctatactttttgagctatgagcatcactaacaaaaatctaatattttggctatttcaagggccataactctgtaataagagtaagattctcatgaagaataccaagtgtgcaaggccacatcatgataaacACTCCTACAAGGTTTCCTGAATTAACATctaatacttcttgagctaggcacataattaggtgaaaaagagcattttttttactatttcaggggccataactttaccaatagataaagacttatgcaagttttcaaccatttattttaaatacttttttagctagatgcgtcacaaggtgaaaatatacatttttgactatttcaggggccataacaaaAAACTAGGGGACAGACCCAAATAAAAagtaggaggtgtgcaagttcatatcatgattaagactcatgcaaggtttcatgaatctatatcaaatactttttgagctaggcatgtcacaaggtgaaaatgtgcatttttgactatttcaggggccataactctaaaaaatagggggcagacccaaacaaaaaataagaggtgcgcaagtttatgtcatgattaagactcatgcaaggtttcataaatctatatcaaatactttttgagctaggcatgtcacaaggtgaaaatgtgcatttttggctatttcaggggccataactctaaacgtagggggcggagccagataaaaaataagaggtgcgcaagttcatatcatgattaacactcatgcaaggtttcatgaatctgtatcaaatacttttcgagctaggcatgtcacaaggtaaaaatgtgcatttttgactatttcagggacatTACTCtgaaaatggggggggggggggggggggggatccagacaaaaaataggaggtgcgcaagttcatatcatgataaagactcatgcaaggtttcatgaatctatatcaaatacttttcgcgCTAGGCGTGTCACTAActtcggacgcacgcacggaaaagaccaaatctatatgcctccaccactcatgggggcacaattactaatttaaacaagagctgtccgcaagacagcgcgctccactattcggggatttgacagtaaaatgaatatatgtctgaataagagacctctactttaaaaccAAGGGGCATAGTTCAATCAAATACACAATTTTGAGAagttaggattgttacaacacatgcagatgatgatgataaagatatattttgagtttcaagtcattatcttatttagtaccaaagttatgtccgaAAAAcgaaatttgtaaaaaatgtaagtataaaagggacataattcggtcaaaaatacaaatcagagttatgggtattgttaccacacatgcagatgatgatgataaagatatattttaagtttcaagtctttatcttatattgcattaaagtagtatccagaaagcgaagattgcaaaaacgtttaagtacaaaaggggcataattctgtcaaaaacacaattagagttatggggtatgtagccacacatgcagatgattataaacaaatactttattttcaagtcaatatcttttaaAGTATCAAAGATATGTCTAACAACGAAGCtctcaaaaatatttaacatgaaaataattcaaagtataacttcttggtgaccttgaccttgggtataattggcccagcccctgcacatactttgtttgtatggtggacaatgtttatgtaaagttacagtaatatataagcaaaagtaacaaagatatgacagtatgacagaaaaacaaaggttgcagaaaacctttaaccttaaaaataacctaagtataacagcctgttgaccttgaccttgggtataatgggctcggcccctacacatacattgtttgtatactggacaatgtttatgtgaagttacagtaagatataagcaatagtaacaaagatatggttgccgaaaaactttaaccttaaaaataacctaagtttaACAGCctggtgaacttgaccttgggtataatggtcTCAGttcctacacatactttgtttgtatactggacaatgtttatgtgaagttacagtaagatataagcaatagtaacaaagatatgacagaaaaacaaaggttgccgaaaaactttaaccttaaaaataacctaagtataacagcctggtgaccttgaccttgggtataatgggttcAGCCCCTAAACATAcattgtttgcatactggacaatgtttatgtgaagttacagtaagatgtaagcaatagtaacaaagatatgacagaaaaacaaaggttgtcgaaaaactttaaccaagaagggtcacgcagacgctgacgccggggcgagtagtacagcctccctattctccgaatagtggagctaaaaatacgTTATGAAACGttctaaaactatatatatatttacatttactgtAGTGCATGGTAAAGACTCATCTAGAGTGTGTGGTACTCTTGTGTTGCgaacaaaaacaattatttgtctTAGAAAGGAAGCTCAATTAATAAATATATCCAGGATTTTGTTGGTTCTATCAGACCATAAAAGTCATAACTAACTACAGAGGTACTCTGATAATAAATGCCGGCTGATATAAATTGCACATCACCAAAACGACGGTGAACACGTACATTACAAGACAACTCACATAGTATGTTAAAATGTTTCGAAATTCTCTTGAACTGCTATAAACTTTCCACCTAatcttttccctagggaaaaggCGCGCATTGTGacatcataattataacaagcGATGATTATAATTAACAATAGCTGTAATgctgatttttcttttaaattccattttaagtgttaaataattcattttgGGCTCTTATCTGACTTTCTACTTTACAGAGCTATCGACCttttgtagagaaaaaaaaaagatcggtTATTGTATATAACTGCCGGTGACCTGACATTCCTTAGCATATATTATTGGAACATTTGGAGATGCGTCGTCGAAAGGACCTTCACATTGCCTGCAGTATAGCTTTACATTTAAGACAATAGAAGTCAAACAGTGATATTGGTTTTCAATTCATTTCGTTAAAAGTGGACAATAACATGATAGTAAGACGAAGGTtaaatacatatgaaataaaaggAATGAATGGTGGATTTTCTCTTaacttttttgataaatttcaatatGGCTTTGTTATTACGTTGAGGATAGAAGTACTTAGGCCAAAACGGCTCTCCTCGGAATCATGAGTTCACTTGCTCATAACAGGGATTTATTTTACGTATAAGCCTCTACATCATTGAAAACAACGAAAAAACTCAGATATCAAACGCAAAATTGATTTCAAACGTGACTTGAACGAACATGTATAAACATTGACATCCATCATACCTGCTGTAATTTTTTCCATCAATTTGCTTGACCACTCAGAATATTGTTTGGCACTTGGATTTACCTTCTGTTTCGAATCTGTAATCATAAAGAtgaagaaaatacagaaaagaacTTGTAAATTGTTATTTTCGCTGATTTTACAGTCAAGCGATGTTTCGAAACCATATCGGCGAGATtcaagtgattcgaaatcagcgaccttaaccacttggccactgaGGTCACTCGAATATAAAAATCTAGataaaagtgaaaatacatcatgCCAGTTTGTGGCAGGCGTTTGTCTGAAATACTAGTAAAGCAaagtaaaagtaacaaaaaaagaTAACCCGTTTATTTTCAATTCCACataaacaatttatatatatttattccggtcctggcgtgttttaacaaatacctactattggcgccatgcttgtgCGAataaacagttccatcatatctgatataaattttacaataaagaacatattagaatcgaaataacttatagcaaaacagtgctttatcactatttatacactcgggcagttatacgtcgtccgaaataatttcactggggctgcgccctcgtaaaattattacgcccgacgtataaccgcccatcgtgtataaatagtgataaagcactgttttgctataaaatatttcttaaatacatgttAAATAGCATGAAAGATATGCGATGAAGTcctttataattattatgttctgTTAAGCGCAGATAGtgattattttgaatatgtacTATATGATAAAACACGATTAGACCCGTTTATAAAAAGTATACCGATATGTTGGATATATGGTTGCCACGAATGTCCacccgtccgttcgtccgtccttccgtccatcgcGTCCTCTCTTTAGCTTGTAAACCTCTGGGAAGATTTTACAAATACAAGCACCAGTTGTTAACCTCATAAAGGCGACACACAGCGCTCAACTAAGGTCTGAAAGTTCAATGTAGACATACATAGAGGTAAAAGGTCGAAAGGCCTAAACCGCTTGGAAGATTTTTCAGACAACTAGTATCAGTTATTTACCTAAACGAGTCAACGTGCACTGTGCGCAACCAAGATCACAGGGTTCAAGGCCCGGGCCACACTTGtagataaaatgagccgcgccatgagaaaactaatatAGTGCGTTTGGGACcagaatccgcgcagtctggtcaggatctatgttgttcgctttcaagacctattgcaataagagaaatcgttagcgaacagcatggatgcccAGGATGGTCctggtccatgctggtcgcaaacgcactatgttggttttctcatggcgcggctcaaatgtcaaatagcttaATTCATTTTCCGCTCAGTATTGTCTTAAccacttgaaagattttcatataAAGTTGCAGCAATTATTTATCTCACAAAG from Mercenaria mercenaria strain notata chromosome 16, MADL_Memer_1, whole genome shotgun sequence encodes the following:
- the LOC128549503 gene encoding uncharacterized protein LOC128549503 gives rise to the protein MESSENARKGKPFKVQDDTGKRKHLVIYKTFESFEETCKRKFEIDISDQITFETEDNFQLDGESIEYQGDNAILIVRVRGDEDVSGPVSPNIPEQAADSDAAKRQTEDSKQKVNPSAKQYSEWSSKLMEKITAGKDKLEKHIKQYGEKGVEKIIRETLDDGRTVPLVIAVMGRSGNGKSSLINAIRGVSKGDPTYADVGTTETTMTLTPYPHPHYENIILWDIHGVGTDNFPKETYLSKIQVDKYDFFIICSSTRFSDDDSWLASEIQKRNRNF